In a single window of the Coffea eugenioides isolate CCC68of chromosome 3, Ceug_1.0, whole genome shotgun sequence genome:
- the LOC113765655 gene encoding UDP-glycosyltransferase 92A1-like, giving the protein MTGLKEYMVMIPFMAHGHLIPFLDLAKKIQQRTGFAITLVSTPLNVKYLENTISKDSSQESQINLESLPFNSVEHGLPPNTENTGALSLDLIIKLFQAAANLEDPFRRLIAKVIEKEGRPPLCIVSDIFVGWATAVAKDFETINVTFTTGGAYGTAAYVSLWQNLPHRSSGKDEFSLPGFPDSCRFHITHLHRYLQAADGTDEWSKFFQPQISKSLGSLGWLCNTVEEIEPFGLDVLRKYIKLPVWCIGPLLPPQMLEQDSSSESKIISQPSGREPGLPTEKCLEWLDSHPESSVLYISFGSQNTISPSQMMALAMGLEHSGKPFIWAIRSPFGFDPKGEFKAEWLPEGFEERMAQTNQGLLVHKWAPQLEILRHKSTGAFLSHCGWNSIMESLSQGVPMIGWPLAAEQGYNSKLIMEEMGVGIELTRGLQSHLEKEDVERVINTVMEKGGKGEEMKRKAAEIRGLIRAAVREDEGHKGSSLQAIDDFISAVLSKRKVLTAS; this is encoded by the coding sequence ATGACTGGCTTGAAGGAGTATATGGTGATGATACCATTCATGGCTCATGGCCATCTAATCCCTTTCTTAGATTTAGCCAAGAAAATTCAACAAAGAACTGGCTTCGCCATCACCCTGGTTAGCACCCCTCTTAATGTCAAGTACCTCGAGAATACCATATCAAAGGATTCATCCCAAGAATCCCAAATCAACTTAGAATCTCTTCCTTTCAACAGTGTTGAACATGGCTTGCCACCAAATACTGAGAACACTGGGGCCTTGTCCTTGGACCTTATCATCAAACTCTTTCAGGCTGCAGCTAATCTTGAAGACCCCTTTCGCCGTCTCATCGCAAAAGTCATCGAAAAGGAGGGACGTCCTCCGTTGTGCATAGTTTCTGATATTTTTGTAGGGTGGGCTACTGCTGTAGCAAAGGATTTTGAAACTATAAATGTAACTTTCACCACAGGTGGTGCCTATGGCACTGCTGCCTATGTTTCATTATGGCAGAACCTCCCTCATCGATCCTCCGGCAAAGATGAGTTCAGTCTTCCTGGTTTTCCTGATTCATGCCGGTTCCATATCACCCATCTGCATAGATATCTGCAAGCTGCAGATGGTACTGATGAGTGGTCAAAGTTTTTTCAGCCACAGATATCAAAATCTTTGGGATCTCTTGGATGGTTATGCAATACAGTGGAGGAAATTGAGCCTTTTGGCTTGGATGTGCTCAGGAAATACATAAAACTCCCAGTTTGGTGCATTGGACCTCTTCTTCCACCACAAATGCTTGAACAAGATTCTTCTTCAGAATCCAAAATCATCAGTCAGCCCAGCGGGAGAGAACCAGGATTGCCTACAGAGAAATGCCTGGAGTGGCTGGACTCACATCCCGAGAGTTCTGTTCTTTACATCTCTTTTGGTTCCCAGAACACTATAAGTCCTTCTCAGATGATGGCATTAGCTATGGGGTTAGAGCACTCTGGGAAACCATTCATTTGGGCTATTAGGTCTCCTTTTGGCTTTGATCCTAAAGGTGAATTCAAGGCTGAGTGGTTACCAGAAGGTTTTGAGGAAAGAATGGCACAAACAAATCAAGGATTGTTAGTGCATAAATGGGCACCCCAATTGGAGATTCTTCGTCACAAGTCAACAGGAGCATTTTTGAGCCATTGTGGATGGAATTCAATCATGGAGAGTTTGAGTCAAGGTGTTCCCATGATTGGTTGGCCACTTGCAGCTGAACAAGGGTACAACTCAAAGTTGATAATGGAGGAAATGGGAGTTGGTATTGAGTTAACTAGGGGATTACAGAGTCATCTAGAGAAGGAGGATGTGGAGAGGGTAATAAATACTGTGATGGAGAAAGGAGGCAAAGGAgaggaaatgaaaagaaaggcaGCTGAGATAAGAGGGTTGATAAGGGCTGCTGTAAGGGAAGATGAAGGACACAAAGGGTCTTCTTTGCAAGCTATAGATGATTTCATCTCTGCAGTTTTGTCCAAGAGAAAAGTTCTTACAGCATCTTAA